The genomic interval GCCGGCTCACCCTGGTCGCCATTGTGCTCTTGATCAGCGCCATCGCGCTGATCGCCGCCGCTGTCTTCCTGCGCTAACTGGTCGGTTGAGGGTATGCGCTCGCTCCGCTCGCCCAGAGCAGCCAGTGCCCCGCCGAGCATGAGTGAGCGACGCGGCGCATCATGAGCAACAGAGAGCGCCTGAACGAAGAAACGAACCATGCTCAATAGCATCTTGCTTTCGCTTGGCCTTGCTGTTCTGCTCATTGCCATCGCGCTCTTGCTCCTGCTACGCAACGAGCGCGCTGCCCAGCGTGCCCGCTTGCTGGCGGAGCGCCAGCGTGCTCTGGGCCTGCCCGAGGGCACCCTTGTCTATGAGGACGCTGACGGCCAGGGGGAGCCGCTGGCATCGAACAGCTATCCGCTGGTTGGCAAGCCGGACTACGTGGTCGAGCTACCAGATGGGCGACCTGTGCCGATCGAGCTGAAGCCACAGGTGCAGAATGCCACCGCTCCCTATAGCAACCACGTGGTGCAGATCGGC from Thermogemmatispora onikobensis carries:
- the cas4 gene encoding CRISPR-associated protein Cas4 → MLNSILLSLGLAVLLIAIALLLLLRNERAAQRARLLAERQRALGLPEGTLVYEDADGQGEPLASNSYPLVGKPDYVVELPDGRPVPIELKPQVQNATAPYSNHVVQIGAYCLILEDYFAVPPTHGILRYGDNEFTIEYTPALRRKVIRLLEEMQRCSAEQPPLLARQKAAKCRACPFQTICPIGRRW